A single Pseudomonas sp. HN11 DNA region contains:
- a CDS encoding fatty acid desaturase, whose protein sequence is MDGTSASPQQMNAQQRSAHIREVVLAEGVRLRQQHPWLLHQDALGAGILAFALLGMVGSAALYITGHMAWWACLLLNAFLASLTHELEHDLIHSMYFRKQRVPHNLMMGLVWLARPSTINPWVRRHLHLNHHKVSGTETDMEERAITNGEPWGLARLLMVGDNVMSAFIRILRAKAWKHKLTILKRSLLVYAPLALLHWGAWYVFLGFHAANGVASLLGAPIEWSAGTLQMMQVIDIAAVVIIGPNVLRTFCLHFVSSNMHYYGDVELGNVIQQTQVLNPWWMWPLQAFCFNFGSTHGIHHFVVKEPFYIRQMTAKVAHKVMAEMGVRFNDFGTFARANRLGFPPPAGFRSAPSPQATSAPQRG, encoded by the coding sequence ATGGACGGTACTTCTGCAAGTCCCCAGCAGATGAACGCACAACAGCGCTCGGCGCATATCCGTGAAGTGGTGCTGGCCGAAGGCGTAAGACTGCGCCAGCAACATCCCTGGCTGCTGCATCAGGACGCGTTGGGCGCGGGGATCCTGGCATTTGCGCTGCTCGGCATGGTGGGCTCGGCGGCGCTCTACATCACGGGTCATATGGCCTGGTGGGCGTGCTTGCTGCTCAATGCGTTCCTGGCGTCACTGACCCACGAGTTGGAACACGACCTGATCCACAGCATGTACTTTCGCAAACAGCGCGTGCCCCACAACCTGATGATGGGCCTGGTGTGGCTGGCGCGCCCAAGTACGATCAATCCGTGGGTGCGCCGGCACCTGCATCTCAATCATCACAAGGTCTCCGGCACCGAGACCGATATGGAAGAGCGCGCCATCACCAACGGCGAGCCCTGGGGGTTGGCGCGGTTGCTGATGGTGGGCGACAACGTGATGTCCGCGTTCATCCGCATCCTGCGGGCCAAGGCCTGGAAGCACAAACTGACGATCCTCAAGCGCTCGCTGCTGGTGTATGCACCGCTGGCGCTGCTGCATTGGGGCGCGTGGTATGTGTTCCTGGGTTTTCATGCCGCCAATGGTGTCGCCAGTCTGCTCGGCGCGCCCATCGAGTGGTCCGCCGGTACCTTGCAGATGATGCAGGTAATCGATATCGCCGCCGTGGTGATCATCGGCCCCAACGTGCTGCGCACGTTTTGCCTGCACTTTGTCAGCTCCAACATGCACTACTACGGCGATGTGGAACTGGGCAATGTGATCCAGCAGACCCAGGTGTTGAACCCGTGGTGGATGTGGCCGTTGCAGGCGTTTTGCTTCAACTTCGGCAGCACCCATGGCATCCACCATTTTGTGGTGAAGGAACCGTTTTACATCCGCCAGATGACCGCCAAGGTGGCCCACAAGGTGATGGCTGAGATGGGCGTACGCTTCAATGATTTCGGGACATTTGCGCGGGCCAATCGGCTTGGTTTTCCACCGCCAGCAGGGTTTCGATCAGCGCCTTCGCCGCAGGCGACAAGCGCACCCCAGCGCGGCTGA
- a CDS encoding LysR family transcriptional regulator — protein sequence MDLRQLRYFIALNEHRSFGRAADAMGITQPAFSRSIQGLEQEFGCVLVDRTHKELRPTPEGQVVLQHALSLVQGAALLSHEVTRMTKLDAGEVRFGSDAVAAVNLVPKTMARFVSTYPKVRTALQVDNWEKLGRSLNREEIEFFIADVRHFEADPNFQTQALTPRRSVFFCRAGHPLLAKDSLSTNDLFGFPLATPLIAPGIRKLLANLSGRIDFAPAIELEQFAALATIVRQSDAIGLGAEEAFIDAFASGHLQVLHWRNLPHALDSLSNLCGVISRAGVRLSPAAKALIETLLAVENQADWPAQMSRNH from the coding sequence ATGGACCTTCGCCAACTGCGCTACTTCATCGCGCTCAACGAGCACCGCAGTTTCGGGCGCGCAGCGGACGCCATGGGCATCACGCAGCCAGCATTCAGCCGCAGCATCCAGGGCCTGGAGCAGGAGTTCGGCTGTGTGCTGGTGGACCGCACCCACAAAGAGCTGCGTCCTACCCCCGAAGGCCAGGTGGTGCTGCAACATGCGTTGAGCCTGGTGCAAGGCGCGGCGTTGCTGAGCCATGAAGTCACGCGCATGACCAAACTCGACGCCGGCGAAGTGCGCTTCGGCAGCGACGCCGTGGCCGCCGTGAATCTGGTGCCCAAAACAATGGCGCGCTTTGTCTCTACCTACCCCAAGGTGCGCACCGCTTTGCAGGTGGATAACTGGGAAAAACTCGGACGCAGCCTGAACCGTGAAGAGATCGAATTCTTTATCGCCGACGTGCGGCACTTCGAGGCCGACCCGAACTTCCAGACCCAGGCCCTGACGCCTCGACGCAGCGTATTTTTCTGCCGTGCGGGACACCCGCTGCTGGCCAAAGACAGCCTGTCCACCAACGACCTGTTCGGCTTCCCGCTCGCTACCCCGCTGATCGCACCCGGCATTCGCAAATTGCTGGCCAACCTCAGTGGGCGCATCGACTTTGCGCCTGCCATCGAGCTCGAGCAGTTCGCTGCACTGGCCACCATCGTGCGGCAATCCGACGCCATCGGCCTGGGCGCCGAAGAAGCCTTTATCGACGCATTCGCCAGCGGTCATTTGCAGGTGCTGCATTGGCGCAATCTGCCGCACGCGCTGGACAGTCTCAGCAACCTTTGCGGGGTGATCAGCCGCGCTGGGGTGCGCTTGTCGCCTGCGGCGAAGGCGCTGATCGAAACCCTGCTGGCGGTGGAAAACCAAGCCGATTGGCCCGCGCAAATGTCCCGAAATCATTGA
- a CDS encoding CynX/NimT family MFS transporter — MTLNKSLAGWGLLVVLGLNLRPILSSISPLLGEIRLATGLSFQSSALLTSLPVVCMGLVALVGVRVEAQLGERRGIALGLMMILLACVARWLMGQGSTLLVTALLGGAGVALIQALVPAMIKREFHHRVPVAMGVYSASLMAGGGLAALLSPVAATYFQQWQAGLGVWLLPALAALLLWAWLPLGAAKSAIVIPAFKGLRNRRAWLLALYFGLVNCGYMSMVAWLPAYYQQLGWGVLPSGSLLAFMTIFQVIAALLMPVLAQRGIDRRPLLWISLLAQTVGYLGLLIAPLQLPHLWVALCGFGLGACFALSLLLTLDHHRDPRQAGQLAAFVQGVGFLINAVSPWLTGWLRELTGSFVSAWVVLTVTAVAMLVVTRVFSPATYRTAPAL; from the coding sequence ATGACCCTGAATAAATCCCTCGCCGGCTGGGGCCTGCTGGTGGTCCTGGGCCTCAACCTGCGGCCGATCCTCAGCTCCATCAGCCCATTGCTCGGCGAGATTCGCCTGGCCACTGGCTTGAGTTTCCAGAGCAGTGCCTTGCTCACCAGCCTGCCCGTGGTGTGCATGGGCCTGGTGGCGCTGGTGGGTGTGCGTGTTGAGGCGCAACTGGGTGAGCGGCGCGGCATCGCCCTGGGCCTGATGATGATTCTGCTGGCGTGCGTGGCGCGCTGGCTGATGGGCCAGGGTTCGACGCTGCTGGTGACCGCGTTGCTGGGCGGCGCCGGTGTCGCGCTGATCCAGGCGCTGGTGCCGGCGATGATCAAGCGCGAGTTTCATCACCGCGTGCCGGTGGCGATGGGCGTTTATTCGGCATCGTTGATGGCCGGTGGCGGGCTGGCGGCGCTCCTCAGCCCGGTGGCAGCCACGTATTTCCAGCAGTGGCAAGCCGGGCTCGGCGTGTGGCTATTGCCAGCGCTGGCCGCATTATTGTTGTGGGCCTGGTTGCCTCTGGGCGCGGCAAAAAGCGCGATAGTCATCCCTGCCTTCAAGGGCCTGCGCAATCGCCGCGCGTGGCTGCTGGCGCTGTATTTCGGCCTGGTGAACTGCGGTTACATGAGCATGGTCGCGTGGCTGCCGGCCTACTATCAGCAACTGGGCTGGGGCGTGTTGCCCAGTGGTTCATTGCTGGCGTTCATGACCATCTTCCAGGTGATCGCCGCGCTGTTGATGCCGGTGCTGGCGCAACGGGGGATCGACCGTCGGCCGCTGCTGTGGATCAGCCTGTTGGCTCAGACCGTCGGCTATCTCGGCCTATTGATCGCGCCGCTGCAACTTCCGCACCTGTGGGTGGCGCTGTGCGGTTTCGGCCTGGGCGCATGTTTTGCCTTGAGCCTGTTGCTCACCCTCGACCACCACCGCGACCCGCGCCAGGCCGGGCAACTGGCGGCGTTCGTGCAAGGCGTGGGCTTTTTGATCAATGCGGTTTCGCCGTGGTTGACCGGTTGGCTGCGCGAACTCACCGGCAGCTTTGTGAGTGCCTGGGTGGTGCTGACCGTCACGGCGGTGGCGATGCTGGTGGTGACGCGGGTGTTCAGCCCCGCCACTTACCGCACGGCGCCCGCTCTATAG
- a CDS encoding nucleoside deaminase, giving the protein MTDDQQHLQRAIRLAQANVAKGGRPFGAVLTRNGEVLVEAVNEIHLTQDPTAHAELLAIRAASRQLGTRLDACVIYASGQPCPMCLSAMYLCGVERVVFAASNEMAEPFGLSTAAIGQQVGLPLSEQRLPIQHLHDAAMTTLYQHWKNLHDPE; this is encoded by the coding sequence ATGACCGACGATCAACAGCACCTGCAACGCGCCATCCGACTGGCCCAGGCCAACGTAGCCAAGGGTGGCCGCCCCTTCGGTGCGGTGCTGACGCGCAACGGCGAAGTGCTGGTAGAAGCCGTGAATGAAATCCACCTGACCCAGGACCCCACCGCCCACGCCGAACTGCTGGCGATCCGCGCCGCAAGCCGGCAACTCGGCACGCGCCTGGACGCCTGTGTGATCTACGCCAGCGGCCAACCCTGCCCGATGTGCCTGAGCGCTATGTACCTGTGCGGCGTGGAGCGAGTGGTGTTTGCAGCCAGCAACGAAATGGCCGAGCCCTTCGGCTTGTCGACGGCGGCGATCGGCCAGCAGGTAGGCCTGCCCTTGAGCGAACAGCGCCTGCCGATCCAGCATCTGCATGATGCGGCCATGACCACCCTGTACCAACATTGGAAAAACCTGCATGACCCTGAATAA
- a CDS encoding LysR family transcriptional regulator, protein MFDPVLLRSFVAVVDCGNFTRAAERLHLTQSTVSQQIRRLEAAVTCQLLDRDQRHVVATAEGERLLAYARRILALHEEAADVLINQQSDGVLRLGVPEDFAAERLMPLLSAFVLAYPRVRLEVTSGLGPELQRQYRNGEFDVLLVKQMGDSDCLASWPEPLCWVDSRRTPCLGRDPLPLVAFPVGGLYRNEMLQHLEVAGWRWRIGYSSASLASVCSAVAAGLGISLLPRRVVQAGHVVLAHDSGLPEVQGVRLALYGRSGLGAAGQSLQRQLLDLCANSPV, encoded by the coding sequence ATGTTTGATCCCGTGTTGTTGCGCAGCTTTGTCGCTGTAGTGGATTGCGGCAATTTCACCCGTGCGGCCGAGCGCCTGCACCTGACCCAGTCCACGGTCAGCCAGCAGATCCGCCGCCTGGAAGCAGCAGTGACGTGCCAGTTGCTGGACCGCGACCAGCGCCATGTCGTGGCGACAGCGGAGGGTGAACGTTTGCTGGCCTATGCGCGGCGTATCCTTGCACTGCATGAAGAAGCCGCCGACGTGTTAATCAACCAACAGAGTGACGGCGTGTTGCGCCTCGGTGTGCCGGAAGACTTCGCGGCCGAGCGCCTGATGCCCTTGCTCTCGGCTTTTGTGCTGGCCTATCCCCGAGTACGTTTGGAAGTCACCAGCGGCCTTGGCCCTGAGTTGCAACGCCAGTACCGCAACGGCGAGTTCGACGTATTGCTGGTCAAACAGATGGGCGACAGCGACTGCCTGGCCTCATGGCCGGAGCCATTGTGCTGGGTGGACAGCCGCCGCACACCGTGCCTGGGGCGCGACCCTTTGCCGTTGGTGGCATTTCCGGTGGGCGGCCTGTACCGCAATGAAATGCTTCAACACCTGGAAGTGGCAGGCTGGCGCTGGCGTATCGGGTATTCCAGCGCGAGCCTGGCCAGTGTGTGTTCAGCCGTAGCGGCGGGGTTGGGCATCAGTTTGTTGCCGCGCCGAGTGGTACAAGCCGGGCATGTCGTGTTGGCCCATGACAGCGGTTTACCAGAGGTGCAAGGCGTGCGGCTGGCGTTGTATGGCCGCAGTGGCTTGGGCGCAGCGGGGCAGAGTCTGCAACGTCAACTGCTTGATTTGTGTGCAAACAGCCCTGTCTGA
- a CDS encoding energy transducer TonB: MGNVQTAASAHEAQWRQAPSGELVDLGRPHRAPLGQLRTQKTPKRFSSRREGILLGLLVLALHGAVIYWVSQRPTPVLPIVPPEIPPMTIEFSQPAPPVVEPPPPVPPPPPPPVVEPPPPIVDELAAKPAPPKPIPKPKPVPKPESKPVPKPVEAPPAPPTPAPPAPPAPPAPTPVTPASANAAYLKNPAPEYPSLAQRRGWEGTVLLRVQVLASGKPGEIQIQKSSGRQQLDDAALAAVKRWSFVPAKQGDVAQDGWVSVPIDFKIH; the protein is encoded by the coding sequence ATGGGCAATGTCCAGACCGCCGCCAGTGCACACGAGGCGCAATGGCGCCAGGCACCGAGTGGTGAGTTGGTCGACCTTGGCCGGCCGCACCGCGCGCCTTTGGGGCAGCTGCGTACACAGAAAACGCCAAAGCGTTTCTCCAGCCGTCGCGAGGGGATCCTGCTGGGTTTGCTGGTGCTGGCCCTGCACGGAGCGGTGATCTACTGGGTGAGTCAGCGGCCCACGCCGGTGTTGCCGATCGTGCCGCCGGAAATTCCACCCATGACCATCGAGTTTTCCCAGCCGGCGCCACCCGTGGTCGAACCGCCACCGCCTGTGCCGCCACCCCCACCGCCGCCCGTCGTTGAACCACCGCCGCCGATAGTGGATGAGTTGGCCGCCAAGCCGGCGCCGCCAAAACCGATTCCAAAACCCAAGCCGGTTCCAAAACCTGAGTCCAAGCCTGTGCCGAAGCCGGTCGAGGCGCCGCCCGCGCCACCGACACCCGCACCGCCCGCGCCTCCAGCTCCTCCGGCGCCGACTCCGGTAACGCCTGCTTCGGCCAACGCTGCGTACTTGAAGAACCCGGCGCCGGAGTACCCGTCACTGGCCCAGCGTCGCGGTTGGGAAGGCACGGTGTTGCTCAGGGTGCAGGTACTGGCCAGCGGTAAGCCGGGTGAGATTCAGATCCAGAAAAGCAGCGGTCGCCAGCAACTCGATGACGCTGCACTGGCAGCGGTGAAGCGTTGGAGCTTCGTGCCGGCCAAGCAGGGCGATGTAGCCCAGGACGGCTGGGTCAGCGTACCGATCGATTTCAAGATTCACTAA
- a CDS encoding MotA/TolQ/ExbB proton channel family protein, whose product MALASPLESIESAVIWLLVVFSVATWGLALLKGVQFGRLKAQDRKFHKQFWAASSLDSAAELAETQPGAAARVAQAGYAAIQVGETPHAADLSQAINHQDRLERALRQQIVRERRSLETGLAVVASIGSTSPFIGLFGTVWGIMEALKGISAAGSASLETVAGPIGAALVATGVGIAVAVPAVLVYNYFLRRLKLTAADLDDFAHDFYSLAQKNAFRVLLHPTLSKAPTGNPQKVKEAS is encoded by the coding sequence ATGGCATTAGCATCTCCACTTGAGTCCATCGAAAGCGCGGTGATCTGGCTGCTGGTGGTTTTTTCGGTCGCCACCTGGGGCTTGGCCCTGCTCAAGGGCGTGCAGTTCGGTCGCCTCAAGGCGCAGGATCGCAAGTTCCACAAACAGTTCTGGGCGGCGTCGAGTCTCGACTCGGCCGCCGAACTGGCAGAAACCCAGCCGGGCGCCGCTGCCCGTGTCGCCCAGGCCGGTTATGCCGCGATCCAGGTGGGCGAAACCCCACACGCGGCCGACCTGAGCCAGGCGATCAACCACCAGGACCGCCTTGAGCGTGCCCTGCGCCAACAGATCGTGCGCGAGCGGCGCTCCCTTGAAACCGGCCTGGCCGTGGTCGCCAGTATCGGCAGCACCTCGCCGTTCATCGGCCTGTTTGGCACCGTGTGGGGCATCATGGAAGCCCTCAAGGGCATCAGTGCCGCCGGTTCTGCCAGCCTCGAAACCGTGGCCGGCCCGATCGGTGCGGCACTGGTCGCGACGGGTGTGGGTATCGCTGTCGCGGTGCCGGCAGTGCTGGTCTACAACTACTTCCTGCGCCGCCTCAAGCTGACTGCCGCCGACCTCGATGATTTCGCCCACGACTTCTATAGCCTGGCGCAGAAGAACGCCTTCCGCGTACTGTTGCACCCAACGTTGAGCAAAGCCCCCACCGGCAACCCGCAGAAAGTGAAGGAGGCGTCCTGA
- a CDS encoding ExbD/TolR family protein yields the protein MAFSTQDSDEVLSEINVTPLVDVMLVLLVVFIVTAPLLTNSIPINLPKTEAVAPVEQKDPLVVSIDGAGKLFINKDEIQPDLLEFNLQAAKAKDPDVRVQLQADDGVNYGEVARAMASIERAGITKLSVITAR from the coding sequence ATGGCCTTCTCCACCCAAGACAGCGATGAGGTACTGAGTGAGATCAACGTCACGCCCCTGGTAGACGTGATGCTGGTGCTGCTGGTGGTGTTCATCGTCACCGCGCCGCTCCTGACCAATTCGATTCCGATCAACCTGCCCAAGACCGAGGCTGTAGCCCCGGTGGAGCAGAAGGACCCGCTGGTGGTGAGCATCGACGGTGCCGGCAAACTGTTTATCAACAAGGACGAAATCCAGCCGGACCTGCTGGAATTCAACCTGCAGGCAGCAAAAGCCAAGGACCCCGATGTGCGGGTGCAACTGCAGGCAGACGATGGCGTGAACTACGGCGAAGTGGCGCGAGCCATGGCGTCTATCGAGCGCGCGGGGATAACGAAGTTGTCAGTGATAACGGCGCGGTAG
- a CDS encoding alpha/beta hydrolase, whose amino-acid sequence MHSESIRYLIVPGWQGSPEDHWQSHWQNSLPNSARVEQADWLTPRREDWVAALAEAIAADSTPVILIAHSLGCITVAHWAATAPVQFLRQVRGALLVAPADVERPACSPALRNFAPIPTDLLPFPSQVVSSDNDSAVSAPRALELARNWGAEAGILSGAGHINVKSGHQRWEQGFAYLYRLQSRLEHHARRTA is encoded by the coding sequence ATGCACAGCGAGTCGATTCGTTACCTGATCGTGCCGGGCTGGCAAGGATCGCCAGAAGATCATTGGCAAAGTCACTGGCAGAACAGCCTGCCCAACAGCGCCCGCGTGGAGCAGGCCGACTGGCTGACGCCGCGCCGCGAAGATTGGGTCGCCGCGCTGGCCGAGGCCATCGCGGCCGACAGCACGCCGGTGATCCTGATCGCCCATAGCCTGGGCTGCATCACCGTGGCGCACTGGGCGGCCACTGCGCCGGTGCAGTTTTTGCGTCAGGTGCGCGGCGCCTTGCTGGTGGCCCCGGCCGATGTCGAGCGTCCTGCCTGCTCTCCGGCATTGCGTAATTTCGCGCCGATCCCGACCGATCTGTTGCCGTTTCCCAGCCAGGTGGTCAGTTCCGATAACGACAGTGCCGTCAGCGCCCCAAGAGCCCTGGAGTTGGCCCGTAACTGGGGAGCCGAAGCGGGCATTCTGTCCGGTGCTGGCCATATCAATGTGAAGTCCGGTCACCAGCGTTGGGAGCAGGGGTTTGCTTACCTGTATCGCCTGCAGAGCCGTCTTGAGCATCACGCCCGGCGCACTGCCTGA
- a CDS encoding sigma 54-interacting transcriptional regulator produces MSLHETYGQPLLTFPDAEKSPLSIRAKALVFVDPRSRQLREDLENLAPRALPVLIRGETGSGKELLARHIHRGSDRTGLFVSVNCGAISPTYADAELFGYAAGAHSGAASSRAGWFGSANGGTLYLDEIGDLPLPIQVKLLAALENHEVTRVGAHQPSPVDVRLVAATSIDLAQAVAAGKFHERLFHYLSEGQLDLPALRERVGDILSLAEYFLGIYSQRLDLPVPLISDAAQRVLEHHSWPGNTRELENVIHFALLVSSGDEILPEHLNLPVAGSPVEQVQRIFQTASPAEQKNLLEFLHEQNGIST; encoded by the coding sequence ATGAGTCTGCATGAAACCTACGGCCAGCCCTTGCTGACCTTTCCCGACGCGGAAAAAAGCCCGCTGAGCATCCGCGCCAAGGCATTGGTGTTTGTCGATCCTCGTTCGCGCCAACTGCGCGAAGACCTGGAAAACCTCGCCCCGCGTGCGCTGCCTGTATTGATTCGCGGCGAGACCGGTAGTGGTAAAGAGCTGTTGGCGCGCCATATTCATCGTGGCAGCGACCGTACAGGTTTGTTTGTCTCGGTCAACTGCGGTGCGATAAGCCCTACCTATGCCGATGCGGAATTGTTCGGTTACGCTGCCGGCGCCCACAGCGGCGCCGCCAGCAGCCGGGCGGGGTGGTTTGGTTCAGCGAATGGCGGCACCTTGTACCTGGACGAGATTGGCGACTTGCCGCTTCCGATCCAGGTAAAACTGCTGGCCGCCTTGGAGAACCACGAAGTCACCCGCGTTGGTGCCCATCAGCCCAGCCCGGTGGATGTGCGGCTGGTGGCGGCCACCAGCATCGACTTGGCCCAGGCCGTGGCGGCCGGCAAGTTCCATGAGCGCCTGTTCCATTACCTGAGCGAAGGTCAGTTGGACTTGCCGGCCCTGCGTGAGCGGGTCGGTGACATCCTGTCTCTGGCCGAATACTTCCTGGGCATCTACAGTCAGCGCCTGGACCTGCCGGTGCCGCTGATCAGCGATGCGGCCCAGCGTGTGTTGGAGCATCACAGTTGGCCGGGCAATACCCGCGAGCTGGAAAACGTTATTCACTTTGCGTTGCTGGTCAGCAGCGGCGACGAGATTCTGCCTGAACATTTGAACCTGCCGGTCGCGGGTTCGCCGGTGGAGCAGGTCCAGCGGATTTTCCAGACTGCCAGCCCCGCGGAACAAAAAAACCTGCTTGAATTCCTGCATGAACAAAATGGAATATCAACGTGA
- a CDS encoding MetQ/NlpA family ABC transporter substrate-binding protein, translated as MKKVLLFTALAAALTASFAQANEKLVVAATPIPHAEILELIKPTLAKEGVDLQIKVFTDYVQPNTQVAEKRLDANYFQTLPYLENFNKGKGTNLVTVVGVHVEPIGGYSKKIKNISELKDGATVAIPNEGSNSGRALLLLQKNGLITLKDPTNALSTPKDIASNPKNLKFKELESALLPRVLDQVDLDVINTNYALEAGLNPAKDALIIEDAKSPYVNFLVARPDNKDSDAIQKLSKALTSPEVKAFIEKKYNGAVVPAF; from the coding sequence ATGAAAAAGGTTCTGTTGTTTACCGCACTGGCGGCTGCCCTGACTGCAAGCTTCGCCCAGGCCAACGAAAAACTCGTCGTGGCCGCGACCCCGATCCCCCACGCCGAAATCCTTGAGCTGATCAAGCCGACCCTGGCCAAAGAAGGCGTGGACCTGCAGATCAAAGTCTTCACCGACTACGTTCAACCCAACACGCAGGTTGCCGAGAAACGCCTGGATGCTAACTACTTCCAGACCCTGCCGTACCTGGAGAACTTCAACAAGGGCAAGGGCACCAACCTGGTGACTGTGGTCGGCGTGCACGTTGAGCCCATCGGCGGTTACTCGAAGAAAATCAAAAATATTTCGGAACTCAAAGATGGCGCTACCGTAGCCATCCCGAACGAAGGCTCCAACAGCGGCCGTGCCCTGTTGCTGCTGCAAAAGAACGGTCTGATTACGCTGAAAGACCCGACCAATGCCCTGTCCACGCCAAAAGACATTGCCAGCAACCCGAAAAACCTGAAGTTCAAAGAGCTCGAATCGGCGCTGCTGCCACGCGTTCTGGACCAGGTTGACCTTGATGTGATCAACACCAACTACGCTCTGGAAGCTGGCCTCAACCCCGCCAAAGATGCGCTGATCATTGAGGACGCCAAGTCGCCGTATGTGAACTTCCTGGTGGCTCGCCCGGACAACAAGGACAGCGACGCTATCCAGAAGCTGTCCAAGGCCCTGACCAGCCCGGAAGTCAAAGCCTTCATCGAGAAGAAGTACAACGGCGCGGTAGTGCCTGCGTTCTGA
- a CDS encoding amino acid ABC transporter permease — protein MTFDFAFILSTLPAFLKAVGVTLQVGLIAIATSLLVALINAALLVFRRPYLSRLVVLYVELARNTPLLIQLFFVYFALPVLGFNISGFWAAIITMTFLGGAYLTEVLRAGVEAVPLAQIESGKSIGLSDWQLLRHVILPQAGILSLPALFANFIFLLKETTVVSAVAVPEILYTTKSYIALYYKTYEMLAVLTLICVLLFLPLSLLLSRLERRLQHGQFGS, from the coding sequence ATGACCTTCGATTTCGCTTTTATCCTCAGCACCCTGCCGGCGTTCCTAAAGGCCGTAGGGGTGACGCTGCAAGTGGGCCTGATCGCCATCGCCACCTCCTTGCTGGTGGCACTGATCAATGCGGCGCTGCTGGTGTTTCGCAGGCCCTACCTGTCGCGCCTGGTGGTGCTCTATGTGGAATTGGCGCGCAATACGCCGCTGCTGATCCAGCTGTTCTTCGTGTACTTCGCGCTGCCGGTCCTGGGCTTCAATATCTCCGGGTTCTGGGCGGCGATCATCACCATGACCTTCCTCGGCGGCGCTTATCTCACCGAAGTGCTGCGCGCCGGTGTGGAAGCGGTGCCGCTGGCGCAGATCGAGTCGGGCAAGTCCATCGGCCTGTCTGACTGGCAACTGCTGCGCCACGTGATCTTGCCCCAGGCCGGCATCCTCAGCCTGCCGGCGCTGTTCGCCAATTTCATCTTCTTGCTCAAGGAGACCACTGTGGTCTCTGCCGTGGCGGTGCCGGAAATTCTCTACACCACCAAGAGCTACATCGCGCTCTACTACAAGACTTACGAAATGCTTGCCGTGCTGACGCTGATTTGCGTGTTGCTGTTCTTGCCGCTGTCGCTGCTGCTCAGCCGTTTGGAAAGGAGGCTCCAGCATGGCCAGTTCGGGTCTTGA